ttggtggcattggtggtggtgttggtggttttAGTGGTGGTTTTAGTCGTGGTATTATTGGTCTTGTTAGTGGTGTTGGTGgcggtgttggtggtcttggtggttgTGTTGGTGGTGTTAGTGAAGGTGTTTTTGTTCTTGGAGGTGGTGTTGGCGACATTGGTAgcattggtgttggtgttggtattggtgttggtggtcttggtggatGTGTTGGTAGTCTTGGTGGTTGCGGTGGTGgttttggtggcattggtggtggtgttggtggttttagtggtggttttggtggtggtgttagtggtCTTGGTGGTTGTGTTGGTGGTCCTGGTGTTGGTATTAGTTGTATTGGTGGTAGTATTGATGGCATTGGTNNNNNNNNNNNNNNNNNNNNNNNNNNNNNNNNNNNNNNNNNNNNNNNNNNNNNNNNNNNNNNNNNNNNNNNNNNNNNNNNNNNNNNNNNNNNNNNNNNNNACATTGGTAgcattggtgttggtgttggtattggtgttggtggtcttg
This region of Capsicum annuum cultivar UCD-10X-F1 unplaced genomic scaffold, UCD10Xv1.1 ctg40667, whole genome shotgun sequence genomic DNA includes:
- the LOC124891801 gene encoding acanthoscurrin-2-like encodes the protein GVGGGVGGLGGCVGGVSEGVFVLGGGVGDIGSIGVGVGIGVGGLGGCVGSLGGCGGGFGGIGGGLYWCIGVGVGIGVGGLGGCVGSLGGCVGGFGGIGVGVGGFSGGFSGGVSGLGGCVGGSGV